From Yersinia hibernica, a single genomic window includes:
- the mtgA gene encoding monofunctional biosynthetic peptidoglycan transglycosylase produces MIAARRGINWLWYWGKRGIIGIVALWLAGILIFAFLPVPFSMVMIERQLGAWLSGDFSYVAHSDWVPMDEISPYMALAVMAAEDQKFPEHWGFDVGAIELALAHNQRNQNRLRGASTLSQQTAKNLFLWDGRSWLRKGLEVGLTAGIELVWTKRRILTVYLNIAEFGDGIFGVEAAARHFFNKPASKLSAAEAALLAAVLPNPLRFKVNAPSGYVISRQQWILRQMRQLGGKEFIQQNSLD; encoded by the coding sequence ATGATCGCAGCCCGGCGTGGAATAAATTGGCTTTGGTATTGGGGAAAACGGGGCATTATCGGTATTGTTGCGCTGTGGTTGGCCGGCATTTTGATTTTTGCTTTCCTGCCAGTGCCATTCTCCATGGTGATGATTGAGAGGCAGTTGGGGGCTTGGCTGAGTGGTGATTTTTCCTATGTTGCGCATTCTGATTGGGTGCCCATGGATGAAATTTCACCTTATATGGCGCTGGCGGTCATGGCTGCTGAAGATCAAAAATTCCCCGAGCATTGGGGGTTTGATGTCGGAGCCATTGAGTTGGCGCTGGCCCACAATCAGCGCAATCAAAATCGTCTCCGCGGTGCTTCGACCCTATCGCAACAAACAGCCAAAAATCTGTTCCTGTGGGATGGGCGCAGTTGGCTGCGTAAAGGGCTGGAAGTCGGATTGACTGCCGGTATTGAGTTGGTGTGGACTAAGCGGCGTATCCTGACGGTTTATCTGAATATCGCGGAGTTTGGCGACGGTATTTTTGGCGTGGAAGCCGCGGCTCGCCACTTTTTCAATAAACCGGCCAGTAAACTGAGCGCAGCGGAAGCCGCATTATTGGCCGCGGTATTGCCTAATCCGCTGCGTTTTAAGGTTAATGCGCCATCAGGTTATGTTATTTCCCGCCAGCAGTGGATTTTGCGCCAAATGCGGCAGTTAGGGGGGAAAGAGTTCATTCAACAGAATTCTCTCGATTAA
- the dolP gene encoding division/outer membrane stress-associated lipid-binding lipoprotein translates to MKVGYIFAMLFSALLLQGCVGAVVVGSAAVATKSATDPRSVGTQVDDGTLEARVVNALSKDQQIKSQTRFVVTAYQGKVLLTGQSPTAELSNRAKQIAAGVDGATEVYNEMRLGKPVDLATASMDTWITTKVRSQLLTADSVKSSNVKVTTENSEVFLLGLVTQQEGQSAAQIASQVSGVKHVTTAFTIVK, encoded by the coding sequence ATGAAGGTTGGTTATATTTTTGCCATGCTATTCAGCGCCCTACTATTACAAGGTTGTGTTGGTGCTGTCGTAGTTGGCAGTGCCGCCGTTGCAACCAAATCGGCCACAGACCCCCGTTCTGTCGGCACTCAGGTAGACGATGGCACACTGGAGGCCAGAGTCGTCAACGCGCTAAGCAAAGATCAGCAGATAAAGAGCCAAACACGTTTTGTGGTGACCGCTTATCAAGGGAAAGTTTTGCTGACTGGGCAATCGCCAACTGCTGAACTGTCTAACCGCGCCAAACAAATTGCTGCCGGTGTTGATGGTGCCACAGAAGTGTATAACGAGATGCGTCTGGGTAAACCGGTCGATCTGGCCACCGCATCAATGGACACCTGGATTACCACCAAAGTCCGGTCACAGTTGCTGACCGCAGACTCGGTTAAATCTTCCAATGTGAAAGTGACCACTGAGAATAGCGAAGTTTTCCTGTTGGGCCTGGTGACTCAGCAAGAAGGGCAATCGGCCGCTCAGATAGCCAGTCAGGTCAGTGGCGTTAAGCATGTCACGACCGCATTTACTATCGTGAAATAA
- the elbB gene encoding isoprenoid biosynthesis glyoxalase ElbB yields the protein MKTVGVVLSGCGVLDGSEIHESVLTILALDRAGARVLFFAPDKPQLHVINHLTGEEPAEQRNVLVESARIARSLIKPLSVANSEALDALIVPGGFGAAKNLSDFAIKGSECAVDPDLYKLTQSMHKAGKPIGFMCISPVMLPKLLGKPVRLTIGNDPDTIDAIEVMGGEHVICPADDVVVDIENKVVTTPAYMLAASISEAAKGIDKLVTKVLDLTE from the coding sequence ATGAAAACAGTCGGGGTAGTGCTGAGCGGATGTGGTGTTTTAGATGGCTCAGAGATACATGAGTCTGTCTTAACTATATTAGCATTGGATCGTGCTGGAGCTCGCGTTTTATTCTTCGCCCCCGATAAACCGCAACTCCATGTTATTAATCATCTTACTGGTGAAGAGCCCGCCGAGCAGCGGAATGTTTTAGTGGAATCTGCGCGTATTGCCCGCAGTCTGATAAAGCCGCTTTCTGTCGCCAATTCAGAGGCCTTGGATGCCCTTATTGTTCCTGGTGGTTTTGGCGCCGCGAAGAATCTCAGTGATTTCGCGATTAAGGGTTCTGAATGTGCTGTAGATCCGGATTTATATAAGCTTACCCAATCAATGCATAAGGCCGGTAAACCAATTGGGTTTATGTGTATTTCGCCGGTGATGCTACCAAAATTGTTGGGGAAACCTGTGCGCCTGACCATTGGTAATGATCCCGATACTATTGATGCTATTGAGGTTATGGGGGGCGAGCATGTTATTTGCCCTGCTGATGATGTCGTGGTTGATATTGAAAATAAAGTGGTCACCACACCGGCCTATATGTTGGCAGCATCCATTTCTGAAGCCGCAAAAGGTATTGATAAGTTGGTCACTAAGGTGTTGGATTTAACCGAATGA
- a CDS encoding TIGR01212 family radical SAM protein (This family includes YhcC from E. coli K-12, an uncharacterized radical SAM protein.), which translates to MQLQKLVNMFGADLQRRYGEKIHKLTLHGGFSCPNRDGTLGRGGCTFCNVASFADEQMQQQGIAQQLAEQANKVNRAKRYLAYFQAYTSTYAEVNALAAMYQQALAEADIVGLCVGTRPDCVPDAVLDLLSGYHQQGYEVWLELGLQTANDKTLKRINRGHDFACYQQTARRARARGLKVCCHLIVGLPGEGQVQAMETLDKVVATGVDGLKLHPLHIVDGSTMAKAWRAGRLPELTLDEYVLTAGEMIRHTPAEIVYHRISASARRPTLLAPLWCANRWVGMNELNNYLLEHGVQGAAIGDGYRYA; encoded by the coding sequence ATGCAGTTGCAGAAATTAGTCAATATGTTTGGTGCGGATTTACAGCGCCGCTATGGCGAAAAAATTCATAAACTCACGCTACACGGCGGGTTTAGCTGCCCTAATCGCGATGGAACTCTGGGGCGCGGCGGTTGCACATTTTGCAATGTGGCCTCATTTGCTGATGAACAAATGCAGCAACAGGGTATTGCGCAGCAGCTGGCAGAACAGGCAAACAAAGTTAATCGGGCAAAACGCTACCTAGCTTACTTTCAGGCCTATACCAGTACTTATGCAGAGGTCAATGCGCTGGCGGCGATGTATCAGCAAGCTTTGGCCGAGGCCGACATTGTCGGTTTATGTGTTGGAACCCGGCCCGATTGTGTGCCGGATGCCGTGCTGGATTTACTGAGTGGTTATCATCAGCAAGGCTATGAAGTCTGGCTAGAGCTGGGGTTACAGACGGCAAATGATAAAACGCTTAAACGTATTAATCGCGGCCATGATTTTGCTTGCTACCAACAAACGGCTCGCCGCGCCCGTGCCAGAGGGTTAAAAGTATGCTGTCATTTGATTGTTGGGCTGCCTGGAGAGGGCCAAGTGCAGGCCATGGAAACACTGGATAAAGTGGTCGCAACGGGGGTCGATGGGCTAAAACTGCATCCGTTGCATATTGTAGATGGCAGCACGATGGCCAAAGCATGGCGAGCTGGGCGTTTGCCAGAGCTGACGTTGGATGAATATGTGCTCACCGCGGGTGAAATGATCCGCCATACCCCCGCCGAGATTGTCTACCACCGGATTTCTGCCAGTGCCCGCAGGCCGACGCTGCTTGCGCCATTGTGGTGCGCGAATCGTTGGGTTGGTATGAATGAGTTAAATAATTATTTGCTCGAGCATGGAGTGCAGGGGGCGGCCATTGGCGATGGCTATCGTTATGCTTAA
- the arcB gene encoding aerobic respiration two-component sensor histidine kinase ArcB, which translates to MKQIRVLAQYYVDLMVKLGLVRFSVLLASVLVLLAMVVQMAVTFALRGSVETLDFVRSIFFGLLITPWAVYFLSVVVEQLEESRQRLSRLVDKLEVMRHRDLELNKQLTENIAQLNQEIVEREKAEKAHLQVVDKLKEEMGHREQAQVELGQQSALLRSFLDASPDLVYYRNEANEFSGCNRAMELLTGKSEKQLVGLTPKDVYAPDIAEKVMETDEKVFRHNVSLTYEQWLVYPDGRKACFELRKVPFYDRVGKRHGLMGFGRDITERKRYQDALENASRDKTTFISTISHELRTPLNGIVGLSRILLDTELDSEQLKYLKTIHVSAITLGNIFNDIIEMDKLERRKVQLDNQPIDFTGFMADLENLSGLLVQPKGLKFIMEPQLPLPEKVITDGTRLRQILWNLIGNAVKFTQQGKIVVRVRREGSDRLIFEVEDSGMGIPEDEQDKIFAMYYQVKDSNGGRPATGTGIGLAVSKRLAQSMGGDITVKSIQGAGSCFTLTIKAPAVQAASSAPSGEDIPLPALHVLLVEDIELNVIVARSVLEKLGNSVEVAMNGRDALAMFKPDDFDLVLLDIQLPDMSGLDIARQIRADYGQQSLPPLVALTANVLKDKKEYLDAGMDDVLSKPLSVPALTAMIKQFWDHKPSSAAKKQEHKVMQTHESLLDTAMLEQYIDLVGPQLIHQSLEMFEQMMPGYLAVLDSNMTARDQQGITEEAHKIKGAAGSVGLRHIQQLAQQIQTPTLPAWWDNVQDWVDELKSEWRHDVQVLREWAAEAEKK; encoded by the coding sequence ATGAAGCAAATCAGGGTATTAGCCCAGTACTATGTTGATTTAATGGTTAAGTTAGGGCTAGTTCGCTTCTCAGTGCTCTTGGCATCTGTGTTGGTGCTGTTGGCCATGGTGGTTCAGATGGCGGTAACATTTGCCTTGAGGGGCTCGGTTGAAACCCTTGATTTCGTGCGTTCTATTTTCTTTGGTTTGTTAATTACCCCGTGGGCGGTGTATTTCCTATCGGTCGTGGTTGAGCAACTGGAAGAGTCGCGCCAGCGCTTGTCGCGTTTGGTCGATAAGCTTGAAGTGATGCGCCATCGCGATTTGGAGCTAAATAAGCAACTGACTGAAAATATTGCCCAACTTAATCAGGAAATTGTTGAACGTGAGAAGGCAGAGAAGGCCCATCTGCAAGTGGTCGACAAGCTAAAAGAAGAGATGGGCCACCGTGAACAGGCGCAGGTGGAACTGGGCCAGCAGTCGGCTTTATTACGCTCTTTTTTAGATGCTTCACCGGATCTGGTTTATTACCGTAACGAAGCTAATGAGTTTTCTGGCTGCAATAGAGCGATGGAGTTGCTCACCGGTAAAAGTGAGAAACAATTGGTTGGGCTGACGCCAAAAGATGTCTATGCCCCAGATATTGCTGAAAAAGTGATGGAGACGGATGAGAAAGTCTTCCGCCACAATGTTTCCTTGACTTATGAACAGTGGCTGGTTTATCCCGATGGTCGGAAAGCCTGTTTTGAATTACGCAAAGTGCCGTTTTATGACCGCGTGGGTAAACGACACGGGCTGATGGGGTTTGGTCGCGATATAACTGAACGTAAACGCTACCAGGACGCGCTGGAGAATGCCAGTAGGGATAAGACCACTTTCATCTCAACCATCAGCCACGAGCTGCGTACGCCACTTAATGGCATTGTTGGCCTGAGCCGCATCTTGTTAGATACCGAATTAGACAGTGAACAGCTGAAATATCTGAAAACCATTCATGTTAGTGCCATAACCCTCGGTAATATCTTCAACGATATCATTGAGATGGATAAGCTGGAGCGGCGTAAAGTTCAGTTGGATAATCAACCAATTGATTTCACTGGGTTTATGGCGGATCTAGAAAATCTTTCTGGCCTATTAGTGCAGCCGAAAGGGCTAAAGTTCATCATGGAGCCGCAATTACCACTGCCGGAGAAAGTTATTACCGACGGAACGCGCTTGCGCCAGATTTTGTGGAATTTGATAGGCAACGCGGTGAAATTTACACAGCAGGGCAAAATTGTGGTGCGCGTCCGGCGTGAAGGCTCCGACCGCTTGATCTTTGAAGTGGAAGATTCCGGTATGGGAATTCCTGAAGATGAACAAGATAAGATTTTTGCTATGTATTATCAGGTGAAAGACAGCAATGGCGGCCGCCCGGCGACAGGAACCGGGATTGGGCTGGCGGTGTCTAAACGGTTGGCGCAAAGCATGGGCGGTGATATCACGGTGAAAAGCATCCAGGGCGCTGGGTCATGCTTTACTTTGACCATCAAAGCGCCGGCGGTGCAAGCCGCGTCCAGCGCGCCATCAGGCGAAGATATCCCGCTTCCGGCTCTGCATGTATTGCTGGTGGAAGATATTGAGCTGAATGTCATTGTCGCGCGCTCGGTGTTGGAGAAATTGGGCAATAGTGTTGAGGTGGCGATGAACGGCCGCGATGCCTTGGCGATGTTCAAACCTGATGATTTTGATTTGGTGCTGCTGGATATTCAGCTGCCGGATATGAGTGGCTTGGATATCGCGCGCCAAATTAGGGCTGATTATGGGCAGCAATCCTTGCCGCCTTTGGTGGCCTTGACTGCCAACGTACTGAAAGATAAGAAAGAATATCTGGATGCTGGGATGGATGATGTGCTGAGTAAGCCGTTATCGGTTCCGGCGCTCACGGCCATGATTAAGCAATTCTGGGATCATAAGCCTTCGTCTGCCGCTAAAAAACAGGAACATAAAGTGATGCAAACCCATGAATCGTTACTTGATACTGCCATGCTGGAACAATACATCGATTTGGTTGGCCCACAATTGATTCATCAAAGCTTGGAAATGTTTGAACAAATGATGCCGGGTTATTTGGCGGTATTGGATTCCAATATGACCGCACGTGATCAGCAGGGCATTACGGAAGAGGCGCACAAGATTAAAGGGGCCGCAGGCTCGGTCGGCTTGCGCCATATCCAGCAACTGGCACAACAGATTCAAACTCCGACACTACCAGCATGGTGGGATAACGTGCAAGATTGGGTCGATGAATTAAAATCAGAATGGCGTCATGATGTTCAGGTGTTACGTGAGTGGGCAGCAGAAGCTGAAAAAAAATAA
- the gltB gene encoding glutamate synthase large subunit has product MLYDKSLERDNCGFGLIAHIEGEPSHKVVRTAIHALARMQHRGAILADGKTGDGCGLLLQKPDRFFRMVAEERGWRLAKNYAVGMMFLSQDEELAKASRRIVEEELQNETLSIIGWREVPTNPDVLGEIALSSLPRIEQIFVNAPAGWRPRDMERRLFVARRRIEKRIANDKDFYVCSFSNLVTIYKGLCMPADLPRFYLDLADLRMESAICLFHQRFSTNTVPRWPLAQPFRYLAHNGEINTIAGNRQWARARAYKFKTPLIPDLQDAAPFVNETGSDSSSLDNMLELFLSGGMDLIRAMRLLVPPAWQNNPDMDTDLRAFFDFNSMHMEPWDGPAGIVMSDGRYAACNLDRNGLRPARYVITKDKLITCASEVGIWDYQPDEVVEKGRVGPGELMVIDTRSGKILHSAETDNDLKSRHPYKEWMEKNVKRLVPFEDLPEEEVGSRQLDDSQLETYQKQFGYSSEELDQVIRVLGEIGQEATGSMGDDTPFAVLSSGPRIIYDYFRQQFAQVTNPPIDPLREAHVMSLATSIGREMNVFCEAEGQAHRLSFKSPILLFSDFQQLTTLEGEHYRADRLDLTFDPAETDLEQAVLALCEEAERKVRDGAVMLVLSDRAIAPNRLPVPAPMAVGAVQTRLVEKNLRCDANIIVETASARDPHHFAVLLGFGATAIYPYLAYESLAKLVDAQAIDKKYRDVMLNYRNGINKGLYKIMSKMGISTVASYRCAKLFEAVGLHRDLSNLCFQGVVSRIGGASFSDFQQDLQNLSKRAWLKRKPLDQGGLLKFVHNGEYHAYNPDVVSSLQTAVHSGEYSDYQVYAKLVNERPVATLRDLLAIKPQGTPIPVDQVEPAESLFKRFDTAAMSIGALSPEAHESLAIAMNSLGGFSNSGEGGEDPARYGTHKVSRIKQVASGRFGVTPAYLVNADVIQIKVAQGAKPGEGGQLPGDKVTPYIAKLRYSVPGVTLISPPPHHDIYSIEDLAQLIFDLKQVNPKAMISVKLVSEPGVGTIATGVAKAYADLITIAGYDGGTGASPLSSVKYAGCPWELGLVETQQALVANGLRHKIRLQVDGGLKTGVDIVKAAILGAESFGFGTGPMVALGCKYLRICHLNNCATGVATQDEKLRRDHYHGLPERVVNYFQFIARETREIMAELGVSQLVDLIGRTDMLLELDGISAKQNKLDLSPMLKTATPHPGKALYCTESNPPFDKGLLNKELLAQAEPHIEAKHSKTFYFDIRNTDRSVGAALSGAIATKHGDQGLATDPIKAYFSGTAGQSFGVWNAGGVELTLTGDANDYVGKGMAGGRIAVRPPVGSNFRSHEASIVGNTCLYGATGGKLFAAGRAGERFAVRNSGAITVVEGIGDNGCEYMTGGIVCVLGRTGINFGAGMTGGFAYVLDEDGEFRKRVNPELVEVLDVDQLAIHEEHLRGLITEHVQLTGSSRGEEILANWPEWVTKFALVKPKSSDVKALLGHRSRSAAELRVQAQ; this is encoded by the coding sequence ATGTTGTACGATAAATCCCTTGAGAGGGACAACTGTGGTTTCGGCCTAATCGCCCACATAGAAGGCGAACCTAGCCATAAGGTCGTGCGTACCGCAATACACGCACTGGCCCGCATGCAACACCGTGGCGCGATCCTTGCTGATGGCAAGACCGGCGATGGCTGTGGCCTATTGTTACAAAAACCGGATCGCTTTTTCCGGATGGTCGCTGAAGAACGCGGATGGCGTTTGGCCAAAAACTATGCCGTCGGCATGATGTTTCTCAGTCAGGATGAAGAACTCGCCAAGGCAAGCCGCCGCATTGTAGAAGAAGAATTGCAAAACGAAACGCTGTCGATTATCGGCTGGCGTGAAGTGCCGACCAACCCTGATGTTCTCGGTGAAATCGCCCTCTCCTCCCTGCCTCGGATTGAACAAATTTTTGTGAACGCCCCTGCGGGCTGGCGTCCACGTGATATGGAGCGCCGCCTGTTTGTCGCGCGCCGCCGTATTGAGAAACGCATTGCAAACGACAAAGATTTCTACGTTTGTAGTTTCTCTAACTTGGTCACGATCTACAAAGGCTTATGTATGCCTGCGGATCTGCCCCGTTTTTATCTGGATTTGGCCGACCTGCGCATGGAGTCGGCCATCTGCCTGTTCCACCAGCGCTTCTCAACCAACACCGTGCCGCGCTGGCCGCTGGCCCAGCCGTTCCGCTATTTGGCACACAATGGTGAAATCAACACTATCGCCGGTAACCGCCAATGGGCACGGGCGCGGGCTTACAAATTCAAAACGCCATTAATCCCTGATTTGCAGGATGCAGCCCCTTTCGTCAATGAGACCGGTTCTGACTCCAGTTCACTGGATAACATGCTGGAACTGTTCCTCAGCGGCGGGATGGACTTGATTCGTGCTATGCGTCTGTTAGTGCCACCGGCCTGGCAGAACAACCCGGATATGGATACCGACCTGCGCGCGTTCTTTGATTTCAACTCCATGCATATGGAGCCATGGGATGGCCCGGCCGGGATAGTGATGTCAGATGGCCGCTATGCAGCTTGTAACCTTGACCGTAATGGCCTGCGCCCGGCGCGCTATGTCATCACCAAAGATAAACTGATCACCTGCGCCTCAGAAGTCGGTATATGGGACTACCAGCCTGATGAAGTGGTCGAAAAAGGCCGGGTCGGGCCGGGCGAGCTGATGGTGATTGATACCCGCAGCGGCAAAATCCTGCACTCCGCCGAAACCGATAACGATTTGAAAAGCCGCCACCCTTACAAAGAGTGGATGGAAAAAAACGTTAAGCGCCTGGTGCCATTTGAAGATTTGCCAGAAGAAGAGGTTGGTAGCCGCCAGCTAGATGATTCTCAGTTGGAAACCTATCAGAAACAGTTTGGTTACAGCAGTGAAGAGCTGGATCAAGTCATCCGCGTATTGGGTGAAATTGGTCAAGAAGCCACAGGTTCAATGGGCGATGACACCCCGTTTGCCGTGCTTTCCAGCGGCCCGCGTATTATTTACGACTATTTCCGCCAACAGTTTGCGCAGGTCACCAACCCGCCAATCGATCCGCTGCGTGAAGCGCACGTTATGTCACTGGCCACCAGTATTGGCCGCGAAATGAACGTATTCTGCGAAGCTGAGGGTCAAGCACACCGCCTGAGCTTTAAATCGCCAATTTTGCTGTTCTCTGACTTCCAACAGTTGACCACGCTGGAGGGCGAACATTACCGCGCCGACCGGTTGGATCTGACCTTTGATCCCGCGGAGACTGATTTAGAACAAGCGGTATTGGCATTGTGCGAAGAAGCGGAGCGCAAAGTGCGTGATGGGGCCGTGATGTTGGTGCTGTCAGACCGTGCTATCGCCCCTAACCGCCTGCCGGTTCCCGCACCAATGGCCGTCGGTGCCGTTCAGACGCGCTTGGTAGAGAAAAACCTGCGCTGCGACGCCAACATTATTGTTGAAACCGCCAGCGCCCGTGACCCGCACCACTTCGCCGTGTTGCTCGGCTTTGGTGCCACCGCGATTTACCCTTATTTAGCTTATGAATCATTGGCTAAATTGGTTGATGCCCAAGCGATTGATAAAAAGTATCGCGATGTGATGCTTAACTATCGCAATGGTATCAATAAAGGGCTGTATAAGATCATGTCCAAAATGGGCATCTCGACGGTCGCTTCATACCGCTGTGCCAAGCTGTTTGAAGCTGTTGGCTTGCACCGCGACCTATCCAATCTGTGTTTCCAGGGTGTAGTCAGCCGCATCGGCGGGGCCAGTTTCAGTGATTTCCAACAGGATTTACAGAATCTGTCCAAACGCGCCTGGCTGAAACGTAAGCCACTGGATCAGGGCGGATTACTGAAATTTGTCCATAACGGCGAATATCATGCATATAACCCGGATGTGGTCAGCAGCTTACAAACCGCAGTCCACAGCGGTGAATACAGTGATTATCAGGTTTACGCCAAACTGGTGAATGAGCGCCCGGTTGCCACTCTGCGTGACTTGCTGGCTATCAAACCGCAAGGTACCCCGATCCCGGTTGACCAAGTTGAACCGGCGGAATCACTGTTTAAACGCTTTGATACTGCGGCAATGTCTATCGGCGCATTGAGCCCGGAAGCGCATGAATCTCTGGCTATCGCCATGAACAGCCTCGGCGGGTTCTCAAACTCCGGTGAGGGCGGTGAAGATCCCGCGCGTTACGGCACCCATAAGGTTTCCCGTATCAAGCAGGTGGCTTCCGGTCGATTTGGTGTCACGCCCGCCTATCTGGTGAACGCCGATGTCATTCAAATCAAAGTGGCGCAAGGTGCAAAACCGGGCGAAGGTGGCCAATTACCGGGTGATAAAGTCACGCCGTATATTGCTAAATTGCGCTATTCCGTGCCGGGTGTGACCTTGATTTCTCCGCCACCGCACCATGATATTTACTCAATCGAAGACTTGGCGCAGCTCATTTTCGACTTAAAGCAGGTCAACCCGAAAGCCATGATTTCGGTGAAACTGGTGTCTGAGCCGGGGGTCGGCACCATCGCCACCGGTGTGGCGAAAGCTTATGCCGACTTGATTACCATTGCCGGCTACGACGGTGGCACCGGTGCCAGCCCACTTTCTTCCGTGAAATATGCCGGTTGTCCGTGGGAGTTGGGGCTGGTTGAAACGCAACAGGCGTTGGTTGCCAATGGCCTGCGCCATAAAATCCGCCTGCAAGTAGATGGCGGCCTGAAAACCGGGGTCGATATTGTTAAAGCCGCGATTTTAGGGGCAGAAAGCTTCGGTTTTGGTACTGGCCCCATGGTGGCGCTCGGTTGTAAATATCTGCGTATTTGCCACCTGAATAACTGCGCAACCGGTGTAGCAACTCAAGATGAAAAACTGCGGCGCGACCATTATCACGGCCTACCTGAGCGCGTGGTGAACTACTTCCAGTTCATCGCCCGTGAAACCCGTGAAATCATGGCTGAGTTAGGTGTTAGCCAACTGGTTGATTTAATTGGCCGTACCGACATGCTGCTGGAGCTCGATGGCATCTCTGCCAAACAGAATAAGCTGGACTTGTCGCCAATGTTGAAAACAGCCACGCCACATCCGGGCAAAGCGCTGTATTGCACCGAAAGTAATCCGCCATTCGATAAAGGCTTATTGAACAAAGAGTTATTGGCGCAAGCTGAGCCACATATTGAAGCCAAACACAGCAAGACGTTTTACTTCGATATCCGCAACACTGACCGTTCCGTGGGGGCGGCACTGTCTGGCGCGATTGCCACTAAACATGGTGACCAAGGCCTGGCAACGGACCCTATCAAAGCTTATTTCTCCGGGACTGCCGGTCAGAGCTTCGGGGTGTGGAATGCCGGTGGCGTTGAGTTGACCTTGACGGGCGATGCCAATGATTACGTCGGCAAAGGTATGGCCGGTGGCCGCATCGCGGTACGCCCTCCGGTGGGGTCGAACTTCCGCAGCCACGAAGCCAGCATTGTCGGCAACACTTGCCTGTATGGTGCCACTGGCGGCAAATTGTTCGCCGCTGGCCGTGCCGGTGAGCGTTTCGCCGTGCGAAATTCCGGCGCTATCACCGTAGTTGAAGGTATCGGCGATAACGGCTGTGAATATATGACTGGCGGGATTGTTTGCGTACTGGGCCGCACCGGGATTAACTTTGGTGCCGGTATGACCGGGGGCTTCGCTTACGTCCTTGATGAAGATGGCGAATTCCGTAAACGTGTTAACCCTGAGCTGGTAGAAGTCTTGGATGTCGACCAACTGGCCATCCATGAAGAGCATCTGCGCGGCCTGATCACTGAACATGTTCAGTTGACAGGTTCTAGCCGTGGCGAAGAAATTCTGGCTAACTGGCCAGAGTGGGTGACCAAGTTTGCTTTGGTTAAACCGAAATCCAGCGATGTGAAAGCACTGTTGGGCCACCGTAGCCGTTCCGCAGCTGAGCTGCGGGTTCAAGCGCAGTAA